Proteins from a genomic interval of Zingiber officinale cultivar Zhangliang chromosome 1B, Zo_v1.1, whole genome shotgun sequence:
- the LOC122040452 gene encoding phylloplanin-like has product MALTTVLAVMALLIVTVAAPPAAAQLLGGLISNILISGTVPCTTDTTAITPTTSVFPNATVLLQCGQSIIASTVTNSNGAFSILTGTNPLTQLLSSLLEVCKLVVPTPLSACSPMLPSTGFLQSPLQLLSNNGLLGGILGVITNIIPSGFKLVQ; this is encoded by the exons ATGGCTCTGACGACCGTTCTTGCTGTGATGGCGCTGTTGATTGTCACAGTAGCTGCGCCGCCAGCGGCCGCCCAGCTGCTTGGGGGGCTGATCAGCAACATCTTGATCAGCGGCACTGTGCCATGCACCACCGACACCACTGCTATCACCCCAACAACATCAGTTTTTCCAA ATGCCACTGTGTTACTGCAATGCGGTCAATCCATCATCGCCAGCACGGTCACTAACAGCAATGGAGCATTCTCGATCCTGACGGGCACCAACCCGTTGACGCAGTTGCTGTCCTCGTTGTTGGAAGTTTGCAAGCTCGTCGTCCCGACGCCACTCTCCGCTTGTAGCCCGATGTTGCCGTCCACCGGGTTCCTTCAATCGCCCCTGCAACTGCTCTCCAACAACGGATTACTCGGTGGAATTCTTGGTGTGATCACCAATATCATCCCCTCTGGTTTCAAGTTGGTTCAGTAG